A single window of Eucalyptus grandis isolate ANBG69807.140 chromosome 1, ASM1654582v1, whole genome shotgun sequence DNA harbors:
- the LOC104445945 gene encoding peroxidase A2 translates to MARSSTLSSPTVVALFAAALLFLLRPLNAELTADFYAKTCPDVSSIVQTVIHEALESDPRITASLLRLHFHDCFVQGCDGSILLDNSPTIKSEKDSAPSFKSARGFGVVDKIKAAIESTCPGTVSCADILALAANASVYLSGGPYWTVLLGRRDGLTANQGLANTSIPSPFDSYANLTSKFFAVGLDITDLVTLSGAHTFGRAHCKSFTPRLYNFTADGGPDPTLSPWYLTALQKLCPPNFSSSVLADLDPTTPNLFDNHYYSNLQKNDGLFQSDQELYSTAGAATVPIVNSFSADQSAFFKSFTRSIVNMGNISPLTGSNGEIRCNCRKVNES, encoded by the exons ATGGCCCGTTCTTCTACTCTTTCGTCGCCAACGGTGGTGGCCCTTTTTGCCGCCGCATTGTTGTTTCTCCTCCGTCCATTGAATGCTGAACTAACTGCTGATTTTTATGCAAAGACATGCCCGGACGTGTCCAGCATCGTCCAGACCGTGATTCATGAGGCCCTTGAATCCGACCCACGCATCACCGCCAGCCTCCTCCGTCTCCATTTCCACGATTGCTTCGTCCAA GGGTGTGATGGATCGATATTGCTGGACAATAGCCCAACCATAAAGAGCGAGAAAGATTCCGCTCCGAGTTTTAAGTCCGCAAGAGGGTTCGGTGTGGTGGACAAGATCAAAGCGGCTATTGAGAGCACTTGTCCTGGGACTGTGTCTTGCGCTGACATCCTCGCCTTGGCTGCTAACGCTTCCGTTTATTTG TCAGGAGGTCCATATTGGACGGTGCTCTTGGGGAGGAGAGACGGCTTGACCGCGAACCAAGGGCTAGCGAACACATCGATACCCTCCCCTTTTGATAGCTATGCCAACCTCACTTCCAAGTTCTTTGCTGTGGGCTTGGACATCACCGACCTTGTCACACTTTCCG GAGCTCACACCTTTGGACGTGCACATTGCAAGTCATTCACCCCTAGGCTGTACAACTTCACCGCAGATGGTGGCCCCGATCCCACCCTAAGCCCGTGGTACTTGACGGCTCTCCAGAAACTTTGCCCTCCAAACTTCAGTAGTAGCGTCCTTGCCGACCTCGACCCGACGACCCCGAACTTGTTTGACAACCACTACTACTCCAACCTCCAGAAAAATGACGGGCTTTTTCAGTCTGATCAAGAGCTGTACTCGACAGCCGGTGCTGCGACAGTACCCATCGTCAACAGCTTCAGTGCCGACCAGAGTGCCTTCTTCAAGAGCTTCACTCGGTCGATAGTAAACATGGGAAACATCAGTCCTCTCACCGGAAGTAACGGGGAGATCAGGTGCAATTGTAGGAAGGTCAATGAGAGTTGA
- the LOC104445934 gene encoding peroxidase A2, which produces MAGSSTPSSLTAVTLLAALLLFLNPSNAQLTANFYAKTCPSVSSIVQTVIQEALQSDPRITASLLRLHFHDCFVDGCDGSLLLDNSPTIKSEKDAAPNFKSARGFDVVDKIKAAIESACPGTVSCADILALAAQASVSLSEGPYWTVLLGRRDSLTANQAGANTSIPSPSDSYNNLVSKFSAVGLDITDLATLSGAHTFGRAQCKSFNPRLYNFTANGGPDPTINPWYLTNLRKLCPQNGDSSVLADLDPTTPNLFDNHYYSNLQKNEGLLLSDQELYSTTGAATISIVNSFSFDQSAFFESFARSIVNMGNISPLTGSNGEIRFNCRKVNWS; this is translated from the exons ATGGCCGGTTCTTCTACTCCTTCCTCGCTGACGGCGGTGACCCTTCTCGCCGCATTGTTGTTGTTCCTCAATCCATCGAACGCTCAGCTGACTGCCAATTTTTATGCGAAGACATGCCCGAGCGTGTCCAGTATTGTCCAAACCGTGATCCAGGAGGCCCTTCAATCTGACCCACGCATCACTGCCAGTCTCCTCCGTCTCCATTTCCACGATTGTTTCGTCGAC GGGTGTGATGGATCGCTGCTGCTGGACAATAGCCCAACCATAAAGAGCGAGAAAGATGCAGCTCCGAATTTTAAGTCCGCAAGAGGGTTTGATGTCGTGGACAAGATCAAAGCGGCTATTGAGAGTGCTTGTCCAGGGACCGTGTCTTGCGCCGACATTCTTGCCCTTGCTGCTCAAGCTTCCGTCTCTTTG TCAGAAGGTCCATATTGGACAGTGCTCTTGGGGAGGAGGGACAGCTTGACCGCGAACCAAGCCGGAGCGAACACATCGATACCCTCCCCTTCTGATAGCTATAACAACCTCGTTTCCAAATTCTCTGCTGTTGGCTTGGACATCACCGACCTTGCTACACTTTCCG GAGCTCACACCTTCGGACGTGCACAGTGCAAGTCATTCAACCCTAGGCTCTACAACTTCACCGCGAACGGTGGCCCTGATCCCACCATAAACCCGTGGTACTTGACCAATCTCCGGAAACTTTGCCCTCAGAATGGCGACAGTAGTGTCCTCGCCGACCTCGACCCGACAACCCCAAACTTGTTTGACAACCACTACTACTCCAACCTCCAGAAAAATGAAGGGCTTCTTCTGTCCGATCAAGAGCTGTACTCCACAACTGGCGCCGCAACAATTTCCATCGTCAACAGCTTTAGCTTTGACCAGAGTGCCTTCTTCGAGAGCTTCGCTCGGTCGATAGTAAACATGGGAAATATTAGTCCTCTCACCGGAAGTAACGGGGAGATCCGGTTCAATTGTAGGAAGGtcaattggagttga